In the genome of Oncorhynchus gorbuscha isolate QuinsamMale2020 ecotype Even-year unplaced genomic scaffold, OgorEven_v1.0 Un_scaffold_19567, whole genome shotgun sequence, one region contains:
- the LOC124030999 gene encoding hepatocyte growth factor-regulated tyrosine kinase substrate-like translates to MFCPLKQTEPNVRNKILYLIQAWAHAFRNEPKYKVVQDTYQIMKVEGHVFPEFKESDAMFAAERAPDWVDAEECHRCRVQFGVMTRKVR, encoded by the exons atgtTTTGCCCCTTGAAACAGACGGAGCCCAACGTGAGGAATAAGATCCTTTACCTGATCCAGGCCTGGGCCCACGCCTTCCGCAACGAGCCCAAATACAAGGTGGTTCAGGACACGTACCAGATCATGAAGGTGGAGG GTCACGTGTTTCCAGAGTTCAAGGAGAGTGACGCCATGTTTGCTGCAGAGAGA GCTCCAGATTGGGTGGATGCGGAGGAGTGTCATCGCTGCCGGGTTCAGTTTGGAGTGATGACTAGAAAGGTAAGGTAA